The genomic stretch GCCATGTCTAGCTCAAAGCAGTGCTCCTGATAGTGCTAAGTCTGCTATGGCCCTTAAGCGATGATAAGTGATGATGGGCTAAATCTGCTATGccctttgcactgggctttcagtggtgaggcTCTCACCCAGACGGCACAGTATCACCTCCTAATTACCTTCTAACACCACCCACTCAAATGTTGCCGAcatgcgcactgctgacgacgGCCCAATTAATGCAGAAACACCTGCCCAGTGTTGGTATGGAGATGTTTGAGTACTTACGAACAATTTCTACTGTAttactagggcctgactttttagggttaaacccgtatccgccctaTATTTACCCCGCCAAACGAAAtttgtaaaattcgggtttaacccgaatctacccgaaaacatccggatcgcgtggcacactcgtaagcgtgcattaaaataaagcttgataacattgctaaacattagttccatgttaagacaaatttttattaaacaaacaaaaaaaaaaatcacccgaatacacccgaattcctgacgacagaatatgcttagggcctgactttttagggttaaacccgtatccgcccgatatttaccccccgaacgaaatctgcaaaatttgggtttaacccgaatctacccgaaaataTCCGGGTTGCGTAGCACACCCATAAGCattcattaaaataaagtttgataacattgctaagcATTAGCTccacgttaagacaaatttttattaaacaaaaaaaaatcacccgaatacacccgaattcctgacgacagaatgtgccgtaacgggatttaacccgaatacacccgaattttcaaatgagaaatatcacccgatatttaccccccgaatttggccaaaaataaaacccgaaaaagtcaggccctaaatatgCTGTAACgcgatttaacccgaatacacccgaatattcaaatgaaaaatatcacccgatatttaccccccgaatttggccaaaaataaaacccgaaaaagtcaggccctacgtaTTACAGAGTATTGTACTGTATTGTAGTATGCATGCGTCACTTCCTAATACACTTCACGACGACGTTCCTCGATGCTTCGGAGAGGACACCCACCTGCATGCCATTGACGCCGCACGCGATCCACAAGGCTTGCGTCAAATGAGGCATCCTCGGATCCGGACTTCTTCCCGCCACCCAGACCTTTTCCACGCACGATGCCAGCACTGTGGGGGTGCTCCACCTGGGCCCCACTCTcgggggagggggaggaggaggagggggcgCCCCCGAACCGGCCGGGGCACCTCCCACGACGGGCGCCTGGTCCTGTTGCAGCAACACCAGCCGCCCGCACACGTTCAGCAGAATGCCGTGCTTGGCTCCTCCAACGTGGGCCAGGGTTGCCGACACGACACACAGGGGATGCGGGACGATGTTCGTCAGGTCCATGTCTTGCAGACGATCGAGTCCTGACAACACGTTTAAAAAGAGCAGCGAACTCAGGATCGCTCGAAATACTGCTCAAATCGTCAGGCAAGCATATCAGGAGCAACCAAGCAAAGTAGTTCTGCTCAAAACTCTTTTATCGATGCTCGTGCACAAAAATGTCCCAAAAAAGTCCCAAAAAAGTCAGCCGTTTGACACGACAGATCGCGAGCACAATTCGCCTCATCGGCACCCCCGATAGAGTCCTGCCTCACGACAAAGTGACGTCAACTTCACTCACTCTTTTACGGGATCTTAGTTGGAGAGCGAGGGTGTACAGACCAAAGACCTTTCACGCACTACAGATCAGTAACTACGCCATATTTCTTCGCATAAGTTGTGcactttttctaaaaaaaattgtCCGAAACTTTGCAGGTGCGAAAAATTTTGCATGAACATTTGTAACAATATTCGAACGATATTTCCACATTTTGTATACCAGTCATGTCGGCTATTGACTGGCGATGGCCGGGAGGCAAAATGCCGGCGGGCCCACTACTCCTCAAACTACCGGTGAAATACGGCGAGACGCTGCAAAGCCGCTGAAAGTTGCTCCTAGTCGCACTAACAATCGAAAGCGTGCTATCTTGGCCAACTTTAACATGTTGCGTTACAAGTTCATAGCGTGTTTCTCAAAGTAAAGTTGTTGGAGTTGCTCGTAGCGTATTTTGTCAAGCGTTTCTTTCAGCGCTCGTTTAGTAGTTCGGGTGACAGTGGACCTTCATCCAAAAGCAGGGTGCAAATCACGAGGGTGAAAGCCACGTGAGTAGCAGAAACCAATCGCTGCAGGCGCACTGAGACGCGCTGGGCCAGAGATCTGCGTGCAAAAAttacgcgattttttttttcctttcaccACATTTTTCGTGCGAAACTGGGGATGCGCAAATCATGCGAATAAATACCGCAATTATCGTGCGAGAGCACACAGTATTTATTGTACAACCTGCTGCAGCAAAAGTGGTCTTGCACTGCCCCTTTAATTGTCTGAAATGCGACATCTTGTGGAAGGGTGATTGATAACCCTGATAACCCTGTCACAAAAGGGATAGGACAagactactactactaccactATCACAGCCAAGTaaagtcaaactcctttacaacaaaactcaggggacagcaaaaaaaatttgcagtaaaggtattttcgttaaaaaggatgtccattattggacctatagggctccagcgggaccacaaaaaaattttgctgtagtggtattttcgttaaaaaggtgttcactATAAAGGAGTTTGGCAGTACATAAATGATTATGAGAGGAGTAAGATTGGCAGAATTGACTGCATCTTAGCAACATCAATACCGAGAGTTAGAAAACCCTTCGCAACATAGACTGATCGCGTTTTCTCACCTCCAAGATGAAGCTGATAAAGCACAAGATGATAATCCGCCAGGAACACCAACAGCCTGTCTTCGGAAAGGGACATCTGCAGCACTTGGTCATTAACCTTACAAATTCTCGAGAATGAGTTGTCCAGCTTGGTGTTCCGTGGATAAACCCGAATCTGCACCCGAGAGCCACGTCGTTATCTCTCGAATCTAATCTGTAGGTCGGATAAGATAAGCCGCTTACCTCGTCCCTGCCATCTTTTACGTTCACGCATCCGAGCACGATGAAGCTGTCCCACCAGAGCAGGCCGCCGGTCACAACAAAGTCTTGCTCCTGTGAGTAGAATTGATTGATCGATAAATTGATTGATTTGGTGTTTTTTGGTGCAAGTAGAATAAGTATCGCAGTTCGGTCCTGCTTTTACGAGTAACAAAGTCAATTTCCTTTGACTGCGTCATTGTTACTCATAAAAGCATCACAATTTCTTTTACaattttacaatttttttttactgcttgTTCTGCTTTAAGGGAGGAGTGAAATGACACTTCATATTGCTCATTCATTAATAGAGGAAACATGAAATAACATTGGCCAACCCTGAAATAATGATAATGTGTTACATAAGCTGAACTTGTGCAGCATGTAAAGACACTATATGTCTTCACATCATATGGCACACCCCTACAAGTTCCCAAGATCTAACAAAATGTAGAGTTATATGTCTCACCTGCGTCTCGTTGCCAAACACTTTCCACTTGTTGTGTGCCAAAGAGAAATGGGCAAGGCCACCCCGACCCGCGACGGCTATGTGGTTGCAGCCGGCGTCAATTGCAGAATACTAGAGGACATATCGGAGACAAATTCCAAACTGTCAATTAGTTATCTGAAGCACTAAAATAAACACGGAAATAAGACTTAAGCAAGCAGACTTGCCCGAATCGGCCAGTTGATACTGAGGTATGTGTGGGGCACCTGCGAACATTTCGTGCAACGTGTTACGTGAGAAGTTCTTCGTTCAAATTGACGCGCCTCACCCTTTCAACGGTCCAGTGTTTGTTGCCACGAGATCCCGCCCTGTCCTGAGACCACGAAAGCCCCGGACCAGAGTCCGCGAGGTCCGACTCGGAACTGATGAGCACGCAGTCGGATCCTTGCAGAAGGACGTGCTGCCTGCCTGAttgctgtattttttttttataaagagaAGAACCAGCCTTAGCAATATTTCTGCGGTACCTGCAACGTTACGTTATGCTACTCACAGGTCCAGGATTCACCGTCGATGCACTCTTCACGAAATTCATCAAAATAATATCACGCTCCTCCGGTTTACTGCTCGGTGAGGTTACCATCCACAAGTGATAACCTTCGGCACCCCATTCCTATAAGAAGGCCAGTAAAAAGTAATATATAACTTttaaaaaagtaaaagtaacttagtaaaAAGTAACATTTAACttttaaaaaagtaaaaacgaaAAGTCAAAAGTAAAAGTAACTTAGTCAAAAGTAATATATAACTTTAAAAAAGTAAAAACTAAAAGTAAAAAGTGAAAGTAACTTAGTAAAAAGTAATACATAACTTTAAGAAGCGAACTTACTTCATAAATGTGCAGCATAATTATTCTTATTCCATCTTTAACTTTTACTGAtcattttcttttactttttatttgttCAATTTTAAAATGTTGCACAGGTTTTATGCTGTAAAGATTGATACTGACACCCAACGGAATAAAAAGGTGTGCTAGAAAATATTATTTAGGTAAACTGTTTGCATCTGTCAGTCTAAATCAGTTACATCTAACAGGTGTATTTGAATATTCCCCAAATTTTAAAAGGAAAAGGTCACCTCATTGTACCCTTTTGCTTCGTTGTCCCATTACTTCCATAAGCTACTATGTGCTAACATAAATTCAAATCTGAGATTAATTCAACTTTTTACAGTGCACACTGTCAATGCATCTGCCGTATCCATTTTCAATCGTATGAGAAGATACAATAAATAGCTGGACAGCTCCTATTACAATTATGCTCAGTGTACTAAAGCGAGCGCAGCAAGTAATATATATAACAAAAGTAATATATAACTTTTAAAAAGTAATATATAACTTTTAAAAAGTAAAAActaaaagtaaaaagtaaaagTAACTTAGCAAAAAGTAATACATAACTTAAAAATGCGAACCTACTTCATAAATGTGTAGCATAATTATTCTTATTCCATCTAACTTTTACTGAtcattttcttttactttttatttgttCAATTTTAAAATGTTGCACAGGTTTTATGCTGTAAAGATTGATACTGACACCCAACAGAATAAAGAGGTGTGCTCATAAATATTATTTAAGTAAACTGTTTGTATCTATCAGCCTAAATCAGTTACATCTAACAGGTGTATTTGAATATTCCCCAAATTTTAAAAGGAAAAGGTCACCACATTGTACCCTTTTGCTTTGTTGTCCCATTAATCCCATAAGCTATGTGCCAACATAAATTCAAAACTGAGATTAATTCAACTTTTTACAGTGCACACTGTCAATGCATCTGCCGTATCCATTTTCAACCGTATCAGAAGATACAATAAATAGCTGGACAGCTCCTAGAGCTCCTATTGCAATTATGCTCAGTGCACTAAAGCGAGCGCAGCAGGAACTACGTCGCATACCATTGAATGGACAGCAAAGAGGTTTTTGCAGGACACGGACGCGTTCCAGTTGAGCGAGCACACAAGCAGAGAGCCAAAGACGCTCCACAGCGCGAAGCCTCCCTTTTCCCAGGATACGGCTACGGCTGTGCTATCCGGGGTCCACTGCATCAGAGCGACGGCGCCACCTACGCTGCCGGCGTCGGGAAAATCCTTCGCGGACAGCGCAAGACGGTGGGACGTTATGAACTGGCCGCTGGCGTCGTCCAAGTAGAACACCACACCTTCACCACTTGCAAAACAGAGAATGCGATGAATGTTGCACGTGTCGAAAGGGACACGCGCGTAGAAGCGTTCCGCGTAAATTTCGACATCCTACCTCCTGAGGCCATAGGCGACGAGACGATATCGGTGATTGACGGCCGTTACCGTGGCGTCAGTCACGTCTGGTATCCAGATGCCATTCACGTCCTGTACGTCAAGCAATGAGATATAAAGGCATGTTTGTCAAGATGAAaatttctaaaaaaaattacaaaatcGAACGTGAAGCAGCTGTGAGCAACAGAGGTTCTGGCACGACACGGAAATGTAAAATGTTGCGTTGAAGCTACGCTACACAGACGTTAACGTTGAGGCTACGAGAGAAAATGTGCACCGAGAGCCATTTCCTCACCTTCGGTTCAAAGCCCTGACTGGACGTCATAAGAACTGCGGCCCTGCCGCAGGTGAAGACCACGGAGAGTCCGCCGAGCAGCGGAAGGTACTGGATGTCGCGGATCTCGAAGGCGTCCCCGTGACAACTTTGTCCTGAAATTTAAATATTGCGGCACTTTTGAATTCCCATCCTGCGAAGCAAGatcgttctttcttttctcggcttttttttttctagccaATGTCATACTTGGACtagcaagcaaacaaacaaacaaaaaacaaaaaatactaCACTTACTGCAAGACCCGCCACATGTGAACGGAACGTCCCGCAGGTCCAGCGCGAAATCTTGGTGCACCGAGGCGTCCCATCCAATGCGAAGAATATGTCCACTGGTGCAAGCAACCAAGAGTTCATCACCCAGACTTAACACACTGCAAATTCAAGAGCGTTTATAAGATAAGAGATAGAGATAGATAAGAGATAGAGATAGATAAAGATAGATAAGAGATAGAGACAAAAAGCACGAGACTTGTTACTCTGATCGTACTTTGCCACTTCTCCAGAAACGCAGATGTGAGACGCAAACTTCATGTGCAGGGGCAACACCGCGTCCCGAACGAAAAGTTCCGAACTTTCTCGTTTCAACGTTGACACACTGCAGAACATGGCAGACGACAAGACGTTACAGAATACGTTTTAACGAAGAAGTGGATTTGATCATCTTACCTACTGTCAACTTGTTCAAACAGCGGAGAACCAGACTCCTCGGTCTCGAGGTGATATAGTAATAAGTGACTTTTTGACGTCTGCGGAATAAACAAAAGAGCAGCGAGGAGTACAGTACAGAGCCTATAGAGAGTGAGTACAGAAACTGAGCGGGTGAAATATGGCCCAAACAACAACTCACCAAAACTGCTACCATAGTCGAATCCCTTTTCCATACAAGTTTCCAATTTTTTCCGTGTTTTGCGATAGATTCTTGGTCTCTGTGATGGCAGACGATTTGGATACATAGCTGAAAGCATAAACCGCTTTAGTAATCCTAACTGGCATCACAAATCAACGCGGTCACAAAATATAACGTCGTCCGCGTTTTATTTCGATCTGCTTACTTTTTCTAGCCATATCCCTATGCTGTCTTCTGTCAGCACTGCGAACAAGATCCTGTTGTAATCCGAATTGACACATACTAACGTGGCTCTCTCCTCCTTGCTGATATTGAGGAACTTGGGCCAACGGATCGGAAAATACATGTTTCCACTACGTTAGTGGTAATATTGGGTCACAAACATCTCGGAAAGTCAGCAACATCACTTTGTAATGCTCTGGATTCATTTCCTACATTGGGACACATGATATTCACTTCTTTGctactttttcttgttgtttttgcgTATTTTGGCGAGAGTGGCGTTCTCTGGCGACATTTTTTTGCAAATTCAAccataaaaaaaataacaagaaaaagtACTAATTCAGTTATCAAAGAGCTTATTTCTTACTGATACCATAATTCGTAACGATTCGTATCTATCCAAGCCATGATAAGTGTGATATATGTGATACAGCGTACGCGGTGGTCGGTCGCTGGTGTCTGCTTCGGTGCGTGAGTGAGTGCCGAGTCAGAGTGCGTGCTGTTTTCTGCAGGAAGTACCGAGAACGTTGCTTGGAAATCAGCTTCAAAATGTCTCTGTACGCAGGAAAGGTTCGGTCTAAAAAGGAGAAATCCGGCGAAATCGTCGCGTACAGCGAAGCAGCCATGAGGCACAACGGAGCAATACTAGAATATTGCCGTACCTCGGTGTCAGCCCTATCCGGTTGTACAGCCGGGATCCTCGGCCTGACTGGACTCTGGGGATTCCTTTTTTACTTCGTCATTGCGGCCGCCCTGTGGTTTATGTTTGTGTTGAGGTCGATGACGACCTGGAGGAAGTTCTTGCGAACTCGCACCACATTCCTGACGACTGGCCTTTTTGGCGGACTCTTCACGTATGTCCTCTTTTGGACTTTCTTCTACGGAATTGTCCATGTGTACTGAACTTCAAAAACAACCCTTTCGGTGTCGGATGTTGTGTAAATAAAAAATAGTTGGACGTCTCAATGCTAATGAGTTTGCTGTGTAAGGCATTCAACGTTTACACTTCTTCGAGCGTGCCtagatattttctatatactgcTTCAATAAAATAAGTGAGTCTGCTTCTGCCAGGAACCAAGCCCACTCCTCTTGATTGCTGTGTAGGTGCGCTACCATTATGCAATGCCAACGTCACATTCTTGTCGACGTACAGCGGAGACATGAACCTCAAAGAGACCTGAACACATTCTCACATTTGTTCCAAGCACTCTCACATTCACACTCAGATGTACAAACGCATTATTTCCAGATGGCAACGTAAATTGCACGGGCTGAACCAACAGCTGGGATACAAACACGCATCAAAGCTTCCCCCACCAATGCCCAGGCAATAATCCAAGGACAGATCTTTGCCTATTGGATATAAATTTGTTATAAATAACTGGATTAAAATTTAatcgaaatattttgcacagtgacTATGAGAGCATCCACATCGGACTGTTTGATTCGCTTTCCTTTTTGTATTCAGATCCTTCAGATCATTGGGGAGACTTCAACGTTGTATTTGTCCTAGCTGTCTATTCAGCCGCTGCAATTTGGCACGGCAAACCATTTTTGGTTTAACCCCATCAAAACATCTACACAAATCATTGAGAGGCTGCGAGATGATATAGGATGATGTTTCATTATTTGACTTgagaacaaaaaaacaaaaaaaaagacagcatgAAAAGcactgtgagaaaaaaaaaatggggatgagACTTTAGATGGGCTTGATCTTGAAGTGAAGTCCGATGAGGGAGAAGACCAGGCACTTGAGGTCCTGCACCAGGTAATAAAAGCATCGCAGACCCTCCTGGTCCTTGCTCTGGTTCACGTCCACGAGGGAACCAATCTTGGACGTTGTGAACGAGACGTGCTCGTCGCCCATCACAATTTCCagctccttaaaaaaaaaaaaaaaattttttagaggtgattaattaattaatatggTTGCTGTAACAGTTAAAAAAGCAAGCTGAAGTGACACAACATGCAACGAGACGGCTTCGAGCTACCCAGTCCGTGCCTGTTAACAAAATAATGTATAATTATAACAAACAAAAATGAACAAAATAATTAATAAAAACCTGGAGGTGACTGAGTGTGGCAGTACgtcttcaaaaaagaaaaaaaatctacaCAAATCTACTACGCAGGTATCTGTGTTTGAAATTGTCTATAGCATGCCTATTGTCATTGTCTATTCGTCTCTCCAACTACCTATTCACCCCGAGATCgtacggtgtcggcgcgctgcggagaacggaAAACTACggtagtgtggacgcgtcgtctgcttttacacgttcaTTCCGCATTCAGTGGAGCATTTCGAGCAtcggggaaccgaacagtatcgtaccgtCGCGGCAcgagtgatcttccggtgaatatacgcaagaattacggaaaagaaccatcaactgcaaacatcggcccacgtgttagacacactagaaaggtgacagtgtcgccccctgtaggtcgatctcgcagcgaatagagGCGCGTGTGTCgtcctcaagatggcggagGAAAGAATGGCTGCCGACGAATAAATCGCCCTGCTTtatgccttcttccacgagacacgcttcaaaaCCTGTACAAATCACGTAACATAACTCGTGCAGGGTTTCCTGCGGTCTTAGTTGTTTTTGTTCTCTGCGCTCCTATGATAGTATTATTTTCCTCTCAACGTTCTCGACATTGAATATTCTTTTCCGTAGTAGTTCTGCACTGCGGAATTGAGCGGTGCTGTTGCTGTTTGAGATCTGTGAGCCGGGACACTCCACCGCACACGGAGgggaagttgcggcagtttcgggtca from Ornithodoros turicata isolate Travis chromosome 4, ASM3712646v1, whole genome shotgun sequence encodes the following:
- the LOC135390680 gene encoding guanine nucleotide exchange factor subunit RIC1-like → MYFPIRWPKFLNISKEERATLVCVNSDYNRILFAVLTEDSIGIWLEKLCIQIVCHHRDQESIAKHGKNWKLVWKRDSTMVAVLTSKSHLLLYHLETEESGSPLFEQVDSSVSTLKRESSELFVRDAVLPLHMKFASHICVSGEVANVLSLGDELLVACTSGHILRIGWDASVHQDFALDLRDVPFTCGGSCRQSCHGDAFEIRDIQYLPLLGGLSVVFTCGRAAVLMTSSQGFEPKDVNGIWIPDVTDATVTAVNHRYRLVAYGLRSGEGVVFYLDDASGQFITSHRLALSAKDFPDAGSVGGAVALMQWTPDSTAVAVSWEKGGFALWSVFGSLLVCSLNWNASVSCKNLFAVHSMEWGAEGYHLWMVTSPSSKPEERDIILMNFVKSASTVNPGPQSGRQHVLLQGSDCVLISSESDLADSGPGLSWSQDRAGSRGNKHWTVERVPHTYLSINWPIRYSAIDAGCNHIAVAGRGGLAHFSLAHNKWKVFGNETQEQDFVVTGGLLWWDSFIVLGCVNVKDGRDEIRVYPRNTKLDNSFSRICKVNDQVLQMSLSEDRLLVFLADYHLVLYQLHLGGLDRLQDMDLTNIVPHPLCVVSATLAHVGGAKHGILLNVCGRLVLLQQDQAPVVGGAPAGSGAPPPPPPPPPRVGPRWSTPTVLASCVEKVWVAGRSPDPRMPHLTQALWIACGVNGMQVWLPLFPPPSGANGAPTAGSNVPGATGFLPRHNFMAKRIMLPITVHIYPLAVLFEEAVVLGAESDTALCGSNDLFPLCVVSKSSQVYLHPILRQLLCRNLGYHAWEIARSCSALPYFHHSLELLLHEVLEEEAMSSEPIPDALLPRVIDFIREFPVFLQTVVQCARKTELALWPHLFAAVGNPKDLFQECLLQGQLDTAASYLLVLQNLEVALVSRQHATLLLGAALDAGCWALAKDLVRFLRAIDPADAESPPRAALGPPPPPLPHTDDETINQVFIDVILSRHARKLLAAGHLRKLGSFAAHLDFPLDEFLQKERTRAGRVDDYVVALKAVHQDFEWPLPVSMPNVNGENHTTAPTPPEEHVPPQHRNGGGADQSPERGNNSAGRGFPRESPAESESASEDSWWPEEEEAPATPIPDWRGSPQAEAQARHMLQVLGQARCCDWALVLAVMLRDSLVAPLVAPDGTLAALEEWALKECPGYVGFLQMVLGHTPEEPSLPTSGELVPAPRLPRTAPPQEGTAEEGCRVA